The window ggctgGCGATGCTAACCTGACCCTAATTGTGTGCGTTTGTTCACCCAGCAATggtctggtgccctgtctagggattgttccaGACTTGTGCcagatgcatgctgggataggctccagtggcCTCGTGAAGCTACTCTGGATGAAGAAGCcactttagaaaatgaatggattgatgggTGGTTTCATTTTGGGTAGAACTGGAGGATATTTACCAAAATAAGTATCAGACATGATGAGGGAAGGAGCTCACTGCTTTGTGCTCACCTGCATGTTGGTGTCATCCGCCCTTAGTATTGGGTATGGCTGACCCAGCCAAGTGTCTCCTGTCTGGAAAGAGATTTGAGGCTTGAACTTCAGAGGTGAGCACCTGGGTTTGGTAACtccaagttatttttaaaataaatgtgttttacatACGAGTGATGTGCTGTTAACATGCCTGTAGTTActtatgtttagatagatagatagatagatagatagatagatagatagatagatagatagatagcctaaTAAATGACTTCTTCCTGTATTTGATACAGCCTGCGTTTGAACCTGAGATGCCACTTGGTCCATCAGTACTGCACATCCTAGCAGGTGTATGAATTTAGCGAGTAATAGTTGATGATTACGAATATGTCACAAGTGGAAACATCTTTGAGACACTTGTCATTTTTCTAGAATATCCCAAACTGCTTCTCCACTTCTTAAACCCCAAAAGGAGTGTTCACTTGGGCCACCACTATCTGAGGTCACTGTTTATTAGTGGCTTTCAGTTTATCCTTTATGTTTCTTGAGCAAAGGAACttgattttaattgtttaagATAATTCTGAACGTTTGCCTTTGCATTCTGTGAGCTGCAGAGAATTTTATAGCAAAATGTTCTGCATAACCAGAGCAAGCAGTCGGTGCAGAGGAGCTTCAGATTTGTGAGAAGACAACATGTCCATACTGGGCAGTAGCTTGGCCTTTGCTCTTTAGATGTTCACCACACAAAGTATTGGAGTGGTGCAGACGTTTGAGCTTTGATGGATGTGTGCATTCTGGGCATTGCTAAACTTGGCTCGACCCCTTCTAGCACGATGTCTGCCTAACTGTCTGTCTGTAGGACATACCAACCAAATACCATTAACCTGGGCACCATTTGTACGACAGTGAAACTCCACAAAATTGTTGATTTGAAGTACAATTCATTCAGCAACTTCCTGGTTACTAAATACGACTTTCAGCAATGACTCTAAAGGTTTTAGATAAGtgatacaaaaaaggaaatatcgACATGTTTGTATCTTCTAAAGCACAGCAAATTACATTTTTGGACCAGTATTTCAAATAAAAGTGGATGGGGATAAAAACAGGAACAGTATTGGTttgaaacttctttttttttttttgcgttaaTTTCTGTCCCCACTGGTGGGGGTTTTGTTGCTTTCCAAATTTCAGACCAATGAAGCACAGCTAAGTGATCCGAAATCAGGAAGGGAAATATGGAAGAGATTGGTCACAAATGCAAATAAAGAACAGCTTGAAAAACACTACACCTTCATTTATTAATATTGGGTTtcctgtagaaaaaaaagaaaaacaatgttaacaaaaatgttttttttttcaagctgcCATATGAGTGccaacaaatacaattttttttgatGAAATTCTCTGGCAAAGGGGCTAGGGTGGTCTCACAGATGTGCAGTTTGCTCATTGCCCCTGTTGTCTGTGGTGTAAGTCAAGTTAACTGACAATTCCTGAGTGGGCCTTGCGGTGATACAGGAGCCCATGCAGGCCTCGTTCCCCCCTTGTGTCTCCAAAAACTCCCCCATCCACACAAGTTGATTAtggaattttttttccttatataattcatatttttcctcagtCACATAAAGCCAGCATCACAATACACAACTCCtacaattttcagttttaatactTTGCTGCGAGTTGTGGACAGTGTCAGGGAGCACCCATAGCTGGCAGTTGTGTAGCGTTGACAGCCCATAAAGCTCTTTGACTCACTAGGACCCAATCAGGCTGGCTTGGTCTTCTTGTTGCCACTTGCAAGTTGTAGGGTGGGCTCCTGTGTTTCACGCAGAACTACAATGTCTGAAAACAGTGAAGTAGAGCAAAGGCTGCAAGGAAATCAGCTTGTGTGTGTGCGGACTGTGCAGACCATCAAATGTGGCTGCCACCGTCTGTTACGGAGTATCCTCCTcataaaagagagtgcagaccCCAGTGAAGGCTGTCCATGTTGCTTGTTCACTTTATTAGGCCAGTGTGCCCCACCATAACCTCAGTGTACTCTCACAGCACAAGATGAGGCCTGAGGCCATGAGGTGCCTGCGTCACCAGTTAGCTTCGCCAATTCCTAGTCGTATAATCGACACCCTCAAAGGTTCATCAGCTGCTGGGGCAGAACTAGACGTGGTCTCCAGTGAGTGCGCTGGTGTGGCGCCGGCCTGCTGTCTGTTGCTAAAGTGCTTTGCTCTTACTTTATATTTAATATCCTTCTCTTTTTTCCCCTCTTGTTAAAGGAACGCTCAGAAAGAGGATCGAATCCCGATGGCTGAGGAATATTACGAATACAAACATATCAAGGCCAAACTTCGATTGCTGGAGGTTCTTGTTAATAAACAGGATGCCTCCAAGGCCATTTGAAAGattgatttttactttctttctttctatgaaGCGTGTTTGTGCCATAGAGACACACACTAACTACAATGCACTTTATCAGTCACCTTCTTTGGAAGATGAAGCAAAGAGAAGACGGCGGCTGCTAAGCACCAGTTCTCTTGACATGGCGGCGTCGGAGGAGGACGTGCAATGGGGCTACTTGATGGTGAAGTGTCACATCGGACCTTATTTCTAAATTGATTCTCGTTCTCCTGTAAAGTCACGTTGCTTGAAGAAGataatctttcttttttaatttgatatatttttttggaCCTTTATGTATTTTCTCCTCTTGTTTGAAGCTTTATGGAAACGAACAGCACACGCATCTCACTCAGGGTGATATGCAGAAAAGCATGCATCTGACGGAGCCCACCGCCTTTGTGCCAAATCGAATGTCTCTTGCCTAGAATGACTGAtgattatttttcaaatcaaCAGCGTTATTAATTCATGGTGGGTTTCAACAGCAGAAACCACCCGTTGGCATTTTCAGGGGAACTGAACGGAGGGTCGTCTGCATCATCAAGTAGTCGCGTTGATATGCAATGATAGAAACGAGCCAGGACGAGAGGGCGATGGACGTGTTCGGcgtttctttttgtttcaataCAGCACTTTATTTGTACACAAGGGgaacagcattttattttttaaccaaagcGCTTTAAAATTGTGCAGCTAATGGTTGTTTACAGGCTTCTAGATACtaagagccaaaaaaaaaaacagagatttaGATTGTTATCCACAGATGTCCGTCCACCACAGACGCAACACTAGGTGGGCTTCACCCGGGGGGTCAGGAAACATGCAACCTGCAAAACTTGCACTCTTGTTATTCCTTTTGCAgtgtaatattctttttatttgaaattgatgTACATTTTACGGCATTTTAATATGGAATGTTTCTGTAGTACAGTAATGGTTACTGTGTTAACATTttggttgttttatttttgttttgttttttttttgacctgcAGTGTGTaaagatttactgagaaatatcTCTTTAAAGATACAGTTTAGgggttttattttggttttgttatgtgAGCTTTGATCTTTCTCTGTTAGTGTTAAGGAAAACAGATTTTGATTAATGCCTCAGTttgatcatttcattttaaacacGGCCATTACTATATAGCATGCAGTGTATATGCATGTggggaaaaacaaaatgtcattttcttatttcctAAGCAGATGTCTGATGTGCGCCATTCGGATTTGTTTGGTTTCCTTCCTCTGAACCTGCCTGCTCTCCAACGGATTGCGCGAGCCGCTGAATTAACCGTAGCTTACTTAGTGAAAGGGTTCATCAGCTTGACGACAGCGGAGTCTCACAAGTGCATCAATTGTTAGGTTTGAAACTCGTGATAGtgtgtttgtacattttttttatacaaaagtgaaaaataaatattttttctatcaCATTTATTATGTTTGAACACAGTATATGGTTTCTGTTATCTATAATAAATAACATGTAACACTGCTGAACAACAAGTTGGAAGTGCTGacatttctagtttttttttttcaatattaattTTCATGCTGCAAGTACAACCTATCATGCTCGTTTAAATTATCGAGTAATTGTTTTAATCACAGGATAACATTAATATGCATTTAGAATGCCATGTAGAAGCTGTTATTGTCACTTTTCTACAGCAGTATCAATTCATTTTTGTTACCTTTGGCAAAACAATACATTGCAGCTCTAAAACAGTAGAAATGACGGTCAGTCTGTTAAGCATCACAGCCAGGGCGCAGGGGGAGAAAAGCATTGTTATTGTTCGACTTGGCAGTAACTTCACAAATATCTCAGAAAGTAAAGGAACACAAACCAATCTAACCAGGAGAtagaaaaaaagagtaataaagagAAATCAATCTGCTGTTTGGTATAAAGCTGCAAATGCATGCTTCTGTGAGAGTCTGAACAATGGAAAATGGAGCAGTAAAGGGTCAGACCATCAGGCTCGGCTCAGCTCGTACCACTTAGCGTCCAACACTGATGTTGCAGATCTTGCAGCTCGGGTCTTTCTTTGCGTTTACTGTGGACAAGCTCATTAGCTGGTGGCCGCTGATCTCAGCAACTGTCCCAAGTGAAAGATCCACAGGGTCAGTATAAATGACCTCCAAAATGACATCCTGGGCGTGCTGAAAAATTAGCCTGCCGTTCTCCTCGGTGCAGGTCATAAATTTGTTGTCTGCAATATTTAACATGGGGAGGCGCTGTTTGCAAAACTCATCTCCTGGGGAACCAGAAGGAGCGATGACAAGGATGACATAGTGGTAGGCGGTGTACATACAGTAAAAGTCACCAAAGTAAAGGTTAGTCTTCTGGTTGAACAGTCTATCGGCATTAATCTCGAACCGATACCTTCCATAGGGAGAATCCTGAGGAGGCTTTCCAGTGTTGAACTCGGTGTTGCAGCTAAAGAAGATTCCTTCCAGCTTCCCGCTAATAGGGGAGCCGTGActaccactgttgtctttgaCGGATGGCAGCATTTTATTGTTCTGGTCCTCTCTGAAAGACAAAGGGGGGTTTACTCTTAATCAACCGATGAAGAACTCAGTCAATTCAGTAGATGACCACTAAAAATAATTTGGTAGCAATACACGGGAAGTTAATATCCCCTTAAGACACATGCAGTAGGGTGTGTTGCATAAAAAACTCCATACCAGATAACGTttcggttttctcccacagctcTGAAGAATAAAGAGGGAGAACAACACTTGGCTTTGAACAGCAAAAACTAGAGAGGCACAGTGCAGGCAGTTTCTGTACTGACCAACAGATCAACAAAGGCCCAAAGTTTTCATTCCAGGCGAGTCGGGTTTACCTTCAACCTGCCAGCTTTGGGCTTTGTCTCTACGATCATAAAGCAGACCAGGGGCTGTCAGTAACAACGTTTGGTGTCTCTGCTCTGAATGAAGTATGGCATCAAATGGACGGAAAGGATTTGTGTCCGCTTTATTTCAGCATCACTCATATAGATATACAAAAGCATTCTGACCCTTTCACAATAAAACATTAGAAACTAagtttgacgagaacaggccattcaagtCAACAAGGCTCACCAACCTTCCATCTCATTTCTGTAAAATATCAAATTGAGATatgaaggtccccaaagtcctaAACTCTGCCACACTGcttgtcatttattccatgtgtttgtagttctttgtgaaaaaaagttatatttgtgtaaaatttacccttaatgggtttccaactgtgtctttcaTAATTTTAGAAACTTAAATCAGGTCACTTCTTAATATCCATTTcataaaactactgtatatatatatactcacgtgtaagtcaggtcttgaaacccaaaaaatcgatcataaaatcagaccccgacttgtacacccgttcaaaaatgtgacatttcaattttttttttcatcttcttgcctcttccaatctcgcatcagtagttgggtattactgtgtggttacGTAGGCAAAATaagtagaaaaaaaggcagtgtgctctgtggttactctctcagtagGGCGTTAGcctatcataatctcttggaccaataacgtgagttttctgcattcgacttatacgaccgacattataaaataccagaaattatacggtaaaatcaagccccgacttaccTGCGGGAgaatgagtatatatggtaaatccTTCGGTCTCTCCTCAAGCTCATATACCTCTTAATCCTGGAATTAGCCAAATTACTCTccactggactttctctagcactgttgtgtctttttgtaatatggagaccaaaaccacATCCAGTACTGTAGGTGAGGCCaaactagtgtgttatataataaCTTGAGCATAATCTCCCTTGATGTGAActcattctgttagctttcttcaACTCTTCAAGTAGGTAGGGAGGAGTCCACTATGTCTCCCACGTCCTTCTCAAGCTGtcgacctcctattgtgtattcaaatcatttcctatgtgtaacactttatATTTTCTACCATTACATTTCTTCTGTCCACATCTGTGTGCTGTCTAAGCCCCTCTATAACGATTCAACTGATTATCTGTCAATCCCCCCAGCTTTGTATCATCTGCAACCTTTGCttgtttatattcctgtccaggtcatttatttgcattaaaatacTGCTGGCTCCATCACTGACCCCTGAGCGACATCGCCTCTAAAAAGATTCCCCataccatcatcctctgcttcctgtgttctGAACCCCTCTACACACTACGCCCTGAACACCCTGAACTTCCAATTTTACTGCTAGACTCTCAGGTGGGACCttatctgaaaatcaagataacatctttatatataataatacgctaccatggctgtgggtttgtctgtccaggatttttaatcacctgtagctcgcaactgtggtgggttggcaccctacccaggattggctccagcagacccccgtgatcctgtgttcagattcagcgggttggaaaatggatggatggatgtagctcgcaaaccatttgacctattgacctgaaatttggtacacatatccTATGTGACGTCAGCTATCCACAgtcgggtgatgattgacctccaaggttattcctatttttattttattgtagaatccatacaggtgccgttctcatccctaccacctttactgtcacttcccctacctcttcatatcttaaatcattcttaaggcagattgaagacttaagtgccagcttaagtgaaaaatgaaagaaaatgtaagtaattgcaacacaaacactggcttaatcagttttaacataaaaagaagGCGACataagaagagaagcagcgggtcgctagggtggagaaaagaagagctgctcaggaagcagtaaaCGTATCAACCTGTGAGCAAactaatgctaaacgtacagagaaagaggatgaatactatgaatgctcaagtcaagtgtattcacctaAAATTAGACAAATGCAACCTTAAGAGACAACAACTTTCAGATTTTACGTGAAGTAATGCAGTTTGAAAGGAGGAGTGGGCAACAATTCCAGTAAAATACGCAAGAGAATAAATAAGCTCACACAGAAAATGGCTTCTGCTGGAGGTGGACCTACAAGCTACAAAATGACAGTCTTTTTCATGCATGACattttgttcaataaataaaagacaaaatgagatATTTTATGTGGTGTTTGTCCCCTGAAGTTAGATTACTCAGATTTTAAGACTTGCTAAGGTGTAGATGATTGTTAATTGTGATCCGAAGCACAAAAGCACAGAATTCTAAGAGGATGTGCTTAACTGGGGGAGTTGAGAAGGAGCCGTTGGAACTTTCATTTGCAGCCGCAATAAAAAGTGAAGTGAGAATGAGTACACAAATAAAATCTGGGATTATAAAAACTGATTTCTCTTTAGATGGATGGATTCAATAACTGAAGCTCTTGACTGGAAGACAGGgcctcctgaccaatgaatgagggtgaAGGCAGGTCACTGATTCAAAAGCTCAGTTTCACTTTCATGTGCTACTCTTGATTTTCCAGAAACGTTTATTTAACAGCATATTAGCAAAGAAGTTCATGTTTTTGTGAGCATACCACtgaataactgacatgtggattttttggtttttttggtgTTACTGAATTTCTGTAAGAGaaataaatgaaactgaaattaGGATCTGCTGTCCCATGCCAGCTGGATGGCTCATTCCCTGGCCTGCAGAAAGTCATTCATAAAGTGGAATCTGACAGGCGTTTTTGACAGACTGCTGCACCGTGTACAACATCTGTAACTCCCAACGTTGTAGCCTTTGATTGTCCATCATCGTAATTTATATGCTAAATAAAATGGACTGACTGGCAGCCAGCTTAAGACAAAATGTTTGAGGACATGGACCCCAGTAATCCTCCTCTGTCCACACTGCCCACAATGTGTCGTCATCATTGAAGATTCTTTTAGGGCAGCGCCAGGCTCAGTCAATGGGAGCTCAGGTCTGCTGTTTTCAGATTTGCTATAAACTACCGTATTTGCAAAACGATTATACTTCATGGATCATAAAATAATATTAGAATGACAGCATTTCTCTTAATTTATAAACTGCAATAAAATGGACTGCGGTATCTGTCTTTCTCAAGTATTGTGTTCGTGATAATTGACACATTTTTCCAATTTAGAAATTTGATTTTCTGTCAGTAAAGTAGAAATAGGATGCCCACAGAAACAGCAGCTAATC of the Erpetoichthys calabaricus chromosome 2, fErpCal1.3, whole genome shotgun sequence genome contains:
- the phyhiplb gene encoding phytanoyl-CoA hydroxylase-interacting protein-like isoform X2, whose product is MTAAAAVPLRLLVGNKSQDSGIAEMEELPVPHNIKINNITCDSFKICWDMDPKSKERITHYFIDLNKKENKNSNKFKHKDVPTKLVAKAVPLPMTVRGHWFLSPRTEYTVAVQTASKQSDGDYVVSEWSEIIEFCTADYSTVHLTQLLEKAEVISGRMLKFSVFYRNQHKEYFDKAREDQNNKMLPSVKDNSGSHGSPISGKLEGIFFSCNTEFNTGKPPQDSPYGRYRFEINADRLFNQKTNLYFGDFYCMYTAYHYVILVIAPSGSPGDEFCKQRLPMLNIADNKFMTCTEENGRLIFQHAQDVILEVIYTDPVDLSLGTVAEISGHQLMSLSTVNAKKDPSCKICNISVGR
- the phyhiplb gene encoding phytanoyl-CoA hydroxylase-interacting protein-like isoform X3, yielding MEELPVPHNIKINNITCDSFKICWDMDPKSKERITHYFIDLNKKENKNSNKFKHKDVPTKLVAKAVPLPMTVRGHWFLSPRTEYTVAVQTASKQSDGDYVVSEWSEIIEFCTADYSTVHLTQLLEKAEVISGRMLKFSVFYRNQHKEYFDKAREDQNNKMLPSVKDNSGSHGSPISGKLEGIFFSCNTEFNTGKPPQDSPYGRYRFEINADRLFNQKTNLYFGDFYCMYTAYHYVILVIAPSGSPGDEFCKQRLPMLNIADNKFMTCTEENGRLIFQHAQDVILEVIYTDPVDLSLGTVAEISGHQLMSLSTVNAKKDPSCKICNISVGR